A window from Leptothermofonsia sichuanensis E412 encodes these proteins:
- a CDS encoding DUF1614 domain-containing protein: MIYLPVTLLLFLLLLLLLPFIWLAIALDVVEVAVAKLGFSPVVSLMLFVAVILGSTINIPLYERVSQVSILPDFTDLWIERFWGIPLQKMEQRTIVALNVGGGLIPTLLALYQFTRSNPLTLLAVTAIVTLVSYYSAQIVPGIGIQMNALVAPLTAAMTSLLLTNGHGAAPIAFAGGVLGTLIGADLLHLREIERMTPGVLSIGGAGVFDGIALCGLFALLLT, translated from the coding sequence ATGATCTATCTTCCTGTCACGCTGTTGCTATTCTTGCTTTTGTTGCTGTTGTTGCCGTTCATCTGGCTGGCGATCGCCCTCGATGTGGTGGAAGTGGCGGTTGCCAAGCTGGGGTTTTCTCCTGTTGTTTCTCTGATGTTATTTGTTGCTGTGATTTTGGGCAGCACCATCAATATCCCTTTATATGAGAGGGTTTCGCAGGTTTCTATCCTGCCGGACTTCACCGATCTCTGGATCGAACGCTTTTGGGGGATTCCTCTCCAGAAAATGGAGCAGAGAACCATTGTTGCCTTAAACGTTGGTGGTGGGTTGATTCCTACGCTGCTGGCTCTATACCAATTTACGCGATCCAATCCCCTCACCCTCTTAGCCGTGACTGCGATCGTCACTTTAGTCAGCTATTATTCAGCTCAAATTGTTCCTGGGATTGGCATCCAGATGAATGCCCTGGTTGCCCCCCTTACAGCGGCAATGACTTCCCTGCTACTGACCAATGGACATGGTGCAGCACCCATTGCCTTTGCTGGGGGCGTTCTGGGCACGTTGATTGGAGCAGATCTGCTCCATCTCAGGGAAATCGAACGAATGACTCCGGGGGTGTTGAGTATTGGCGGTGCCGGGGTATTTGATGGAATCGCGCTGTGTGGGTTGTTTGCCCTGCTATTGACCTGA
- a CDS encoding GH-E family nuclease, whose translation MPIYGGLLSREKPHTAGEGSQERSPLQRTAIYPVLDRQGEGERIHPPGVGGKSLFYRQNFSQVPLLKLDQPVPKELKRNKAFASFNQTSTAQPDIVQQVIRAASKDNIREQRNYGGLYEVECARESLVIQRMDESGGRPITPRRPRQANRSVERGTYNEERLGANQPLGERRSARINATAAPARYHPYARQRVWQGGRPGWYPHTWTTMLGAGQQNAASGISEYQCPHCNGWYPRKEALSPLTINDIESHYQVHFGNTYDKPALKSKKDWIASLPVISLDHQENYREYIERTAAPQRDGTITPKAAQDAYNDTNNLEVMCTRCNSSKH comes from the coding sequence ATGCCAATTTATGGAGGTCTGCTGAGTCGGGAAAAGCCCCACACCGCCGGAGAAGGAAGCCAGGAAAGAAGTCCTCTTCAGCGCACAGCAATCTACCCGGTATTAGATCGGCAGGGAGAAGGCGAACGCATCCATCCTCCAGGAGTGGGGGGCAAGTCTCTGTTTTATCGGCAAAATTTTAGCCAGGTTCCCCTTCTAAAGCTTGATCAACCAGTGCCAAAAGAACTGAAGAGAAATAAGGCATTTGCCTCATTTAATCAAACAAGTACTGCCCAACCGGACATTGTTCAGCAAGTGATACGTGCAGCCAGCAAAGATAATATCCGGGAACAGAGGAATTATGGAGGGCTGTATGAGGTGGAGTGTGCCAGGGAAAGCCTTGTCATTCAGCGGATGGACGAAAGCGGAGGGCGTCCTATTACACCGCGACGCCCACGCCAGGCAAACAGGTCGGTGGAACGCGGCACCTATAATGAAGAGCGCTTAGGAGCGAATCAACCGCTGGGAGAGAGACGAAGTGCAAGGATAAATGCAACTGCGGCACCCGCCCGTTATCATCCATACGCCAGGCAGCGTGTCTGGCAGGGAGGACGCCCTGGATGGTATCCCCATACGTGGACTACGATGCTGGGAGCTGGTCAGCAGAACGCGGCTTCTGGAATAAGCGAATACCAGTGCCCCCACTGCAATGGTTGGTACCCACGGAAGGAAGCTCTATCCCCTTTGACCATAAACGATATTGAATCTCATTACCAGGTGCATTTTGGTAACACCTATGACAAGCCAGCACTCAAATCAAAAAAAGACTGGATCGCATCACTACCAGTGATCAGCCTTGACCACCAGGAAAATTACAGAGAGTACATTGAACGCACAGCAGCCCCACAGCGGGATGGAACCATCACACCAAAAGCTGCGCAGGATGCATACAACGACACAAACAACCTGGAGGTGATGTGCACACGATGCAATTCATCGAAACACTAA
- a CDS encoding Vgb family protein, which translates to MKISHTAPLILSVITVLGLVAPKAEAFLLISNSESNNIVVFDETTGQFLGDFTTPGLGGLRAPDDLTFGPDGNLYVSIGGSNSLSLLDPTYPQDSAVLKFSPSGQFLGVAASGNGLARPYGNAFGPDGNLYVSSFRSNQILRFNGQTGEFIDVFASDNNNGLGSIGGVNGPNGLLFGPDGSLYVTIEGTANALDESFGFVSLLGIVLAPDEQSFFVSDFAGGIREYALVGNLVNVLSTNYTGTAPSNNFIGSLTFGIGSTANNLYVIGFDFTNENEGSVLEFGNGQGSPTSFTGTLFTSPSLLRPIGVVAAIPEPSTIAGILLGCSGLGATWLRKRRGKGGKG; encoded by the coding sequence ATGAAAATTTCTCACACAGCTCCTCTTATTCTCAGTGTTATTACGGTTCTGGGTCTGGTTGCTCCAAAGGCTGAGGCTTTTCTGCTCATCAGCAACAGCGAAAGTAATAACATTGTCGTGTTTGATGAAACCACGGGTCAATTTTTAGGAGACTTTACAACCCCTGGTCTTGGTGGTTTGCGGGCGCCGGATGATCTGACGTTTGGACCTGACGGTAACCTCTATGTCAGTATTGGTGGCAGTAATAGTCTCAGCCTGTTAGACCCCACATATCCACAAGATTCGGCTGTGCTCAAGTTCAGTCCATCGGGTCAGTTTTTAGGGGTAGCAGCTTCAGGCAATGGCTTAGCCCGCCCCTATGGCAACGCTTTTGGACCCGATGGCAACCTTTATGTCAGCAGTTTCCGTAGCAATCAAATTCTGCGGTTCAATGGGCAAACAGGCGAGTTTATTGATGTTTTTGCTTCCGATAATAATAACGGTCTGGGTAGCATTGGTGGGGTAAACGGTCCCAATGGGTTGCTGTTTGGCCCGGATGGCAGCCTTTACGTGACGATTGAAGGAACTGCCAATGCGTTGGATGAAAGTTTTGGCTTTGTTAGCTTGCTGGGGATCGTGCTTGCACCTGATGAGCAAAGCTTTTTTGTCAGTGATTTTGCTGGGGGCATTCGAGAATATGCTCTGGTCGGAAACCTGGTGAATGTGTTGTCTACCAACTATACTGGCACAGCGCCTAGCAACAACTTTATTGGTAGTCTGACCTTTGGCATTGGTAGTACGGCAAATAATCTTTATGTGATTGGGTTTGACTTTACCAATGAGAATGAGGGTTCTGTTCTGGAGTTTGGGAACGGACAGGGAAGCCCAACCTCGTTCACAGGAACTCTTTTTACCAGTCCCAGTTTGCTGCGACCGATTGGTGTAGTAGCGGCAATTCCTGAACCATCAACGATTGCAGGTATTTTGTTAGGGTGCAGTGGATTGGGCGCTACCTGGTTGCGAAAGCGGCGCGGGAAAGGGGGGAAGGGGTAA
- a CDS encoding ParA family protein yields MKSSKPGKILVVLNGKGGVGKTTTAVNLAATLSEKNRVLLVDADPQGSATWWVERGDRGMDFDLVQETDPMLLSKLRHLGDYGVVVVDTPPALDSSALAAVVPAADYVVLPTPPAPMDLAALIETVRAAVMPCNVAHRVLLTRVDPRSLNEALEAQNTLLELGIPACNAFIRAYKAHERAALEGVAISQWRGKNAREAEADYRRVAEEIQRDWKE; encoded by the coding sequence ATGAAGTCGTCCAAACCAGGCAAAATCCTGGTCGTTTTAAACGGCAAGGGTGGGGTTGGCAAGACGACCACGGCGGTTAACCTGGCTGCGACGCTATCTGAGAAGAACCGTGTTTTGCTGGTAGATGCAGATCCCCAAGGGTCAGCAACCTGGTGGGTTGAACGGGGCGATCGGGGCATGGACTTTGACCTGGTACAGGAAACAGACCCGATGCTGTTGAGCAAACTTCGCCATCTGGGAGACTACGGAGTGGTGGTGGTGGATACTCCCCCTGCTTTAGACTCCAGTGCTCTGGCAGCCGTGGTTCCTGCCGCAGATTATGTGGTATTGCCCACGCCACCAGCTCCCATGGATCTGGCAGCCCTGATTGAGACCGTGCGGGCAGCGGTAATGCCCTGCAACGTTGCCCACCGGGTTCTGCTGACACGGGTGGATCCGCGTAGTTTAAATGAAGCCCTGGAAGCCCAGAACACCCTGCTGGAATTAGGGATTCCAGCCTGCAATGCCTTTATCCGAGCATACAAGGCTCATGAGCGTGCAGCACTGGAAGGGGTTGCCATTTCCCAGTGGCGGGGTAAAAATGCACGGGAAGCAGAGGCTGATTACCGACGAGTCGCAGAGGAGATTCAGCGGGACTGGAAGGAATGA